The following proteins are co-located in the Desulfurococcus amylolyticus Z-533 genome:
- the hypF gene encoding carbamoyltransferase HypF, with amino-acid sequence MKALRIVVTGLVQGVGFRPFIDRVVRQMKLNGYVRNVGGSEVEVWIEGNEEYLYEFLAALLYEKPPPALIDDVVFEEEIPVGYTGFTILKSSEARILRSNIPPDLAVCRHCLEEVLDPLNRRYMYPFNSCAWCGPRFSMMHRSPYDRENTSMSKYMLCDECLREYNDPENVRRHHAQGISCPRDGPRLALYDNDFTPINTRDPIKEAAQLIDEGYIVAVKGIGGYHIASLATDDEVVHRLRTRKKRPRKPFAVMGLDTSILELLVYMDERDREILESPRAPILLLPKREDSPVSRLVSPGLSHEGVFIAYTPLHFLLLMNTKDKFLIMTSGNVSGEPMCRDEECAKNRLTSIVDYFLVHDRDIVNRVDDSVIRKTGGEYVLLRRSRGYAPSWIKIPVELQREVIAFGGDLNNVGGIGFENKIVLTQYIGDLESYNAQVDLVNTIEYLVRNYGVDSEKALIAVDKHPSYHSRRLGIEYSRRHGAGIIEIQHHYAHVFGVAVDRGLSGVVAGLAIDGVGWGDDSTIWGGEVLVFDMDKPGVYRRVASIDYIPLTSDRDTVKPFRLLYGYLAKKGWDIGEIDRVLGLRDGNRILEGHMVYNMVKRGRYTPASSTGRLIDIVASIIDPGIERSFEGEPAIRLEAMAFNGVPRLLEDVRFQVDGNLVRLDVYGVISRILEERSSMKPCDLAASFLYSIGYYYGELIAASIKGSSVSNIVVSGGASVNEYIYRGLRDRLASEGLKPLLPLNIPPNDEGIAFGQVIVAGLIR; translated from the coding sequence TGTATGAATTTCTAGCTGCCTTGTTATACGAGAAGCCGCCTCCAGCATTGATCGATGATGTTGTTTTCGAGGAGGAGATCCCAGTAGGTTACACGGGGTTCACGATTCTAAAGAGTAGTGAAGCAAGGATTCTTAGGTCGAATATACCGCCCGATCTTGCTGTATGCAGACACTGCCTCGAAGAAGTACTAGACCCCTTGAACAGGAGGTACATGTATCCCTTTAACTCGTGCGCCTGGTGCGGTCCCAGGTTCTCGATGATGCATAGGTCGCCGTATGATAGGGAGAATACAAGTATGTCCAAGTACATGCTCTGTGATGAATGCCTAAGGGAATACAATGACCCAGAGAATGTAAGGAGACATCATGCCCAGGGAATAAGTTGCCCTAGGGACGGCCCCAGGCTCGCTCTCTACGATAATGATTTCACCCCTATTAATACACGGGACCCTATTAAAGAGGCGGCTCAATTAATTGATGAAGGGTATATAGTGGCTGTTAAAGGCATAGGAGGGTATCATATAGCATCGCTCGCTACAGATGACGAGGTGGTTCATAGATTAAGGACTAGGAAAAAGAGGCCTAGGAAACCGTTTGCAGTAATGGGGCTTGACACTAGTATTCTAGAACTACTTGTCTACATGGATGAGAGGGATAGGGAGATACTTGAGTCGCCGAGGGCGCCAATACTGCTTCTGCCTAAACGCGAGGATTCACCGGTGTCAAGGCTCGTCTCACCTGGTTTAAGCCATGAAGGAGTCTTCATAGCTTACACGCCCCTGCACTTTCTACTATTGATGAACACCAAGGATAAATTCCTTATAATGACCAGCGGCAATGTATCAGGGGAACCCATGTGCCGTGATGAGGAATGCGCTAAAAACAGGTTGACCAGTATAGTGGATTATTTCCTCGTGCATGACCGTGATATCGTGAATAGGGTTGATGACAGTGTTATACGTAAAACAGGCGGCGAGTACGTTTTACTTAGAAGATCTAGGGGTTATGCCCCCTCATGGATCAAGATACCTGTTGAACTACAGCGTGAAGTAATAGCTTTCGGTGGAGATCTTAACAATGTTGGTGGAATAGGCTTTGAAAACAAGATTGTTTTAACACAGTATATTGGGGATCTTGAGAGCTATAATGCACAGGTCGATCTAGTAAACACTATAGAATACCTGGTGAGAAACTACGGGGTTGACTCAGAGAAGGCTCTCATAGCTGTTGATAAACACCCTTCATACCACTCTAGAAGGCTTGGTATAGAGTATTCCAGGAGGCATGGTGCCGGGATAATCGAGATCCAACACCACTATGCACACGTCTTTGGCGTAGCTGTCGATAGAGGTTTAAGCGGGGTGGTTGCCGGGCTGGCAATAGATGGTGTCGGATGGGGCGACGATTCAACGATATGGGGTGGAGAGGTATTAGTGTTCGACATGGATAAACCCGGTGTATATAGGAGGGTCGCATCCATAGATTACATCCCATTAACCAGTGATAGAGACACCGTTAAACCATTCAGGCTCCTCTACGGATACCTCGCTAAAAAAGGATGGGATATAGGGGAAATAGACAGGGTTCTAGGGCTAAGGGATGGCAACCGTATATTAGAGGGGCACATGGTATACAACATGGTGAAGCGGGGCAGGTACACCCCGGCTTCCAGCACCGGGCGTCTCATCGATATAGTGGCCTCTATAATAGACCCTGGCATTGAGAGGAGCTTTGAAGGGGAGCCAGCTATAAGGCTTGAAGCCATGGCATTCAATGGCGTACCAAGACTACTGGAGGACGTTAGGTTCCAAGTAGATGGCAACCTGGTGAGGCTGGATGTATATGGCGTTATATCCAGGATCCTTGAGGAAAGGAGCTCTATGAAACCATGTGACCTAGCTGCATCCTTCCTATATAGCATTGGCTACTATTACGGGGAGCTCATAGCAGCATCTATTAAGGGCTCCAGTGTCTCCAACATAGTTGTCTCTGGTGGAGCATCTGTAAACGAGTATATTTACAGGGGTCTACGTGATAGGCTTGCTTCAGAGGGCTTGAAGCCTTTACTACCATTAAATATACCGCCTAATGATGAGGGAATAGCCTTCGGGCAGGTGATCGTAGCTGGTTTAATTAGGTAA
- a CDS encoding NADH-quinone oxidoreductase subunit B family protein: protein MDNEVVEGKTTRREYKVIRYSPWLVHFNTGACNGCDIEVLAAITPLYDPERFGVKLAPSIRHGDILVVTGAVTKKAAERLKRLYDQMPCPKFVIAVGACACTGGVFSKSYPVLAGADKAVPVSMYIPGCPPRPEAILDGIVKLLKKLESGESGDGCGGKA, encoded by the coding sequence TTGGATAATGAGGTTGTAGAGGGGAAAACTACTAGAAGAGAATACAAGGTAATCAGGTATAGCCCATGGCTAGTGCACTTCAACACTGGTGCCTGTAATGGATGTGATATAGAGGTCTTAGCAGCAATCACCCCATTATACGACCCAGAGAGATTCGGCGTGAAGCTCGCGCCTAGCATAAGGCATGGAGATATACTAGTGGTAACTGGAGCTGTAACCAAGAAAGCAGCTGAGAGACTTAAGAGGCTATATGATCAAATGCCCTGTCCTAAATTCGTTATCGCTGTAGGGGCTTGTGCCTGTACTGGCGGTGTGTTTTCCAAGTCATATCCTGTCCTAGCCGGCGCTGATAAGGCTGTCCCGGTTTCAATGTATATCCCGGGATGCCCTCCACGCCCGGAGGCCATTCTAGATGGTATTGTGAAGCTCCTTAAGAAGCTTGAGAGTGGCGAGAGCGGTGATGGCTGTGGAGGAAAAGCTTAG
- the mnhG gene encoding monovalent cation/H(+) antiporter subunit G has translation MALVEIILEYVGLALLCLGAIASLIGAIGMHRLRNFYLRLHAATVITIWGGVYPIVGASILAIVMPELGVYRWFMAGAGFVTAFTILILAPAGSHALARAVHRSRTALVEPCIYDAIDSGMCVKKEVSTQ, from the coding sequence ATGGCTCTCGTGGAAATAATTCTCGAATACGTAGGATTAGCACTACTATGCCTAGGGGCCATTGCATCACTCATAGGTGCTATAGGTATGCATAGACTCAGGAATTTTTATCTCAGGCTTCACGCAGCCACAGTTATAACAATATGGGGTGGCGTGTATCCGATTGTAGGTGCATCGATACTAGCTATAGTAATGCCTGAGCTGGGTGTATACAGGTGGTTTATGGCTGGAGCCGGGTTTGTAACAGCTTTCACCATCCTCATACTTGCCCCAGCCGGCTCTCATGCACTGGCACGTGCCGTGCATAGATCTAGGACCGCACTGGTTGAGCCCTGTATTTATGATGCAATAGATAGTGGGATGTGTGTGAAAAAGGAGGTGTCTACGCAATGA
- a CDS encoding Na+/H+ antiporter subunit C: MSEFIVNYLFSLTLFSLIFNFVLSIYGLFFKPHYIKKVIALTIFSDTINVFAIYVGYRRWINGINPRPPVLIKPPTPGAISEFINSAVDPLPQALVLTAVVIGLAVTLFLIFLGYQLYKHYHTLDMREIRRLRG, translated from the coding sequence ATGAGTGAGTTTATTGTAAACTACTTGTTCTCACTTACCTTGTTCTCACTAATATTCAACTTTGTATTATCCATATACGGCTTATTCTTTAAGCCCCATTATATTAAGAAGGTGATCGCGTTAACCATATTCTCTGATACGATCAATGTCTTCGCAATATACGTTGGATACAGGAGATGGATCAACGGAATCAACCCACGTCCACCAGTATTAATTAAGCCGCCTACCCCTGGAGCTATTTCAGAGTTCATTAATAGTGCTGTGGACCCGTTACCACAGGCACTTGTGCTGACGGCTGTGGTGATAGGGCTTGCCGTCACTTTGTTCCTTATATTTCTTGGTTACCAGTTATACAAACACTATCATACTCTCGACATGAGGGAGATAAGGAGGCTCAGAGGGTGA
- a CDS encoding Na(+)/H(+) antiporter subunit B, whose amino-acid sequence MISAELAVYLLMTISSVASTIAVYFAIMEKDLVKAVIYSAIQSTFYAILFYLLMAPDIVLVYLPVSVGLIPGVLLILIGKTERGEKE is encoded by the coding sequence ATGATAAGCGCGGAACTAGCCGTATACTTATTAATGACTATATCTAGTGTGGCATCGACTATAGCCGTGTATTTTGCAATCATGGAGAAGGATCTCGTGAAAGCAGTGATCTATAGCGCTATCCAGAGTACTTTCTACGCTATTCTCTTTTACCTGTTAATGGCTCCTGACATAGTCTTGGTATACCTACCTGTCTCGGTTGGATTGATCCCTGGTGTACTCCTCATATTGATTGGTAAAACCGAGAGGGGTGAGAAAGAGTGA
- a CDS encoding 4Fe-4S binding protein: protein MGKPKILDLVLKNLASKPATIQYPKEPTPVEPDYRGRHYADLGKCTGCSLCSIECPADAIKMTPIPSGYDVPKSNPRKIYPLIDYGKCVYCYRCITVCPFNAYISTNEYRLADTTMHNSSELSLSTLKKSGPG from the coding sequence ATGGGGAAGCCGAAGATACTCGATCTAGTATTAAAGAACCTGGCTAGTAAGCCAGCTACCATACAGTATCCCAAGGAACCGACCCCTGTGGAGCCCGATTACAGGGGGAGGCATTACGCGGATCTAGGTAAATGCACTGGCTGCTCTCTCTGTTCTATTGAGTGCCCTGCTGACGCAATAAAGATGACGCCTATACCCAGCGGGTATGATGTACCGAAGAGCAATCCCAGGAAGATATATCCATTAATAGACTATGGTAAGTGTGTTTACTGTTATCGTTGTATAACCGTGTGCCCATTTAATGCTTATATCTCCACAAACGAGTACAGGCTTGCAGATACCACTATGCATAATTCATCTGAGCTAAGTCTTTCCACGCTTAAGAAGAGTGGTCCCGGATGA
- a CDS encoding proton-conducting transporter membrane subunit: MLDQLAFKLAGLTVPLLALIAFLIPLLEKLTGSRDAPRILTLLGSLIAVFSSLIILISVYTSGEVILYPFGGWPPHFGIVYEIDELNVLIGAYIALAMLAVVVYSTWYGRHLDEPIWYYVLLTGLEIGMLGCVYTGDAFNLFVMLEVLSVSAYGLVAYHKNRAEAVEAAAKYALIGAVATNLYFAALIIIYVTHGSLNMGLLSLIARQYSGAGEAVKYAGLIAVAFSLWVFTYKSALFPSHFWLPDAHPEAPTPVSAALSGVLVNVGVYAVMRFLYTIFGSGSYLAEFRAIVLATLFILGSLSGLIGALMMMMQKDVKRLLAYSTISHIGIIYIGLSIGFLSGVGEAVKIAMAGAIAHMISHGIAKTMLFMASGVFIDAAGSRDLDELRGIGRSYPIASFAWLTGFLSLAGLLPFLGFYSKLLIYYGYTYSGFILGGVMIIVISALSLPGYFKAIYSVIFSIGREREKTNAGTAEVIIFIMAITLVILGLLFPFMENIFMKASEAITTRVGVYDYSLKAYHEILRILGGG; encoded by the coding sequence ATGCTGGATCAACTAGCATTTAAACTAGCTGGGTTAACAGTCCCATTGCTTGCACTCATAGCGTTCCTCATACCTTTACTCGAGAAGCTCACGGGTAGTAGGGATGCCCCGAGGATCCTAACCTTATTGGGGTCGCTGATAGCTGTTTTTTCGTCTCTAATAATCCTCATTAGTGTATATACTAGTGGAGAGGTGATCCTATACCCATTTGGTGGATGGCCCCCACACTTCGGTATAGTCTACGAGATAGATGAGTTAAACGTGTTGATTGGTGCATACATCGCATTAGCGATGCTTGCCGTGGTTGTGTACTCTACATGGTATGGCCGCCACCTTGATGAACCTATATGGTACTATGTACTCCTCACAGGGTTAGAGATAGGTATGCTTGGATGCGTTTACACAGGCGATGCATTCAACCTCTTCGTAATGCTCGAGGTTCTCAGCGTATCTGCCTACGGATTAGTGGCCTACCATAAGAATAGGGCTGAGGCTGTTGAGGCAGCAGCGAAATACGCGTTAATCGGTGCCGTAGCCACGAATCTTTACTTTGCTGCATTAATAATAATTTACGTGACCCATGGCTCGTTGAACATGGGATTATTATCACTGATTGCACGACAATATAGTGGTGCAGGGGAGGCAGTGAAATACGCTGGCTTAATAGCTGTAGCCTTCTCGCTATGGGTCTTCACTTACAAGTCAGCATTATTCCCCTCACACTTCTGGCTACCTGACGCACATCCGGAAGCCCCTACACCTGTCTCGGCAGCTTTATCCGGTGTTCTTGTAAACGTGGGAGTATATGCTGTAATGAGGTTCCTCTACACTATATTCGGTTCTGGTAGCTACCTTGCTGAGTTCAGGGCGATCGTACTGGCTACATTATTTATCCTGGGTTCTCTAAGCGGATTAATCGGGGCATTAATGATGATGATGCAGAAGGATGTGAAGAGGCTGCTCGCATATAGTACCATTAGTCATATTGGGATAATATATATAGGATTATCAATAGGCTTCCTCTCAGGTGTTGGGGAAGCTGTAAAGATAGCCATGGCAGGCGCCATAGCCCACATGATCTCACATGGTATAGCGAAGACGATGCTCTTCATGGCAAGCGGGGTATTCATCGATGCCGCTGGCTCCAGGGACCTGGATGAATTAAGAGGAATTGGTAGAAGTTATCCGATCGCCAGCTTTGCATGGTTAACCGGGTTCCTTAGTCTCGCAGGGCTACTGCCGTTCTTAGGCTTCTACTCTAAGCTACTAATATACTATGGCTACACCTATTCAGGCTTCATACTTGGAGGCGTAATGATAATAGTGATATCAGCTCTCTCCCTACCGGGGTACTTCAAGGCCATATACTCGGTTATATTCAGCATTGGCAGGGAAAGGGAGAAAACCAATGCGGGAACAGCTGAGGTAATAATTTTTATCATGGCGATCACACTGGTGATCCTGGGCCTCCTGTTCCCATTCATGGAAAACATATTCATGAAGGCTTCGGAGGCTATTACAACCCGTGTAGGGGTATATGATTATTCTTTGAAAGCGTATCATGAAATACTAAGGATCTTAGGAGGTGGGTAG
- a CDS encoding monovalent cation/H+ antiporter complex subunit F — translation MIIDMVAPVIILVYTISIMLVFIRAVKGPTIGDQVLAIDTMTYAVVTLMIIVAIYLKEAILVVTAIPLALWIYALDIYIAKYLEKKSEIGG, via the coding sequence ATGATCATCGATATGGTTGCACCCGTAATAATACTCGTATACACTATATCAATAATGCTCGTCTTCATAAGGGCTGTAAAGGGACCCACAATAGGGGACCAAGTACTAGCCATTGATACCATGACTTATGCCGTAGTCACATTGATGATTATAGTGGCTATCTACCTGAAAGAAGCCATACTAGTTGTCACAGCTATACCATTAGCACTATGGATTTACGCGCTTGACATCTACATTGCTAAATACCTTGAGAAAAAGAGTGAGATAGGTGGTTAA
- a CDS encoding Na(+)/H(+) antiporter subunit B has protein sequence MRRSILHLTIILTLLLGLSLLASISWQWFVPGEWFKCPLQGIWCLPVFYLATTYNPELPNYTVNSPEAVTAIVWDYRGLDTLFETSVFYLALIAGIALARGVSYKLPTGGELGLSKIVKTVSRLTLPMIITVGASIGLHGHLTPGGGFQGGATAAVAFMVAIVVFSIVFLVEHGVSKDRMLILRSIGLTGIGLTAVALFFAGLILGKNAYVFQNMAKPFAGLSFPWEVNSALISGTLWFFNLFEFLAVTAGFTIAFMLLAMSEAGSEEGVRHE, from the coding sequence GTGAGAAGGAGTATTCTGCATCTAACCATAATTCTAACACTGCTTCTAGGGTTAAGCCTCTTAGCCAGCATATCATGGCAGTGGTTTGTCCCTGGTGAATGGTTTAAGTGTCCCTTGCAGGGTATCTGGTGTCTTCCAGTATTCTACTTGGCTACAACATATAACCCGGAGCTACCCAACTACACTGTGAATTCTCCGGAGGCTGTTACAGCAATAGTGTGGGACTACCGTGGCCTGGATACGTTATTTGAGACATCGGTATTCTACCTAGCACTGATAGCGGGAATCGCGTTAGCCAGGGGTGTATCATATAAGTTGCCAACTGGTGGAGAGCTCGGTCTCTCCAAGATAGTTAAAACTGTTTCGAGGCTGACACTCCCGATGATTATAACTGTTGGAGCATCAATCGGGCTACATGGTCATTTAACGCCTGGTGGAGGCTTCCAGGGTGGGGCCACAGCGGCTGTCGCATTCATGGTTGCCATCGTAGTGTTCTCCATAGTGTTCCTAGTGGAGCACGGTGTCAGCAAGGATAGAATGCTTATATTAAGGAGCATCGGTTTAACCGGCATAGGTTTAACAGCTGTAGCGTTATTCTTCGCTGGATTAATTCTCGGTAAGAACGCATATGTATTCCAGAACATGGCTAAACCATTTGCAGGATTAAGCTTTCCCTGGGAGGTGAATAGCGCATTAATAAGCGGGACGCTATGGTTTTTCAATCTATTCGAGTTCTTAGCTGTGACAGCCGGGTTTACAATAGCATTCATGCTTCTAGCAATGAGTGAGGCGGGGTCTGAGGAGGGGGTTAGGCATGAGTGA
- a CDS encoding NADH-quinone oxidoreductase subunit C, whose amino-acid sequence MAVEEKLSFMDKYVVEKGFVKPNRRLFTIRSEHVRQVFTEFIERLGRENFYLSTIVGTDMKDEGRIRLDYYVVLLPEEETIVIRTYLPRDNPVVDSIIDLLPGALSGECETYDLLGVVFKGNSFLKRGFFIPQDLVEQDRYPLRKDSGV is encoded by the coding sequence ATGGCTGTGGAGGAAAAGCTTAGCTTCATGGATAAATATGTGGTTGAGAAAGGCTTTGTTAAACCAAATAGAAGGCTCTTCACTATTAGATCAGAGCATGTGAGACAGGTGTTCACAGAGTTTATTGAGAGGCTGGGAAGGGAGAACTTCTATCTCTCAACAATAGTCGGCACCGATATGAAGGATGAGGGGAGGATACGGCTGGACTACTATGTTGTACTACTCCCCGAGGAGGAAACTATTGTTATAAGAACCTATCTACCCCGCGATAACCCTGTGGTAGACTCCATAATAGACTTACTACCGGGGGCTCTATCAGGTGAGTGCGAAACATATGATCTTCTCGGAGTGGTTTTCAAGGGTAATTCATTCTTAAAGCGCGGCTTCTTCATCCCGCAGGATTTAGTTGAACAGGATAGGTATCCCCTGAGAAAAGATAGCGGGGTGTAG
- a CDS encoding nickel-dependent hydrogenase large subunit, translating to MAVTKIIEVPFTLEIPVGPQHPALHEPVLLKAYADGEEIVKVDINTGYNHRGIEKLCEKNSFYRDIFIIGRVCGICNAVHANAYVRALEAILDVTPNNRARYLRVLAMELERIHSHMLINAVMAENIGFEALFMNIMLDREKVMKAKEIVTGARVMADYMMVGGVRRDIDDVKRDKLRKLISELRPRVEYYRKVFEEDETILKRLIDVGRLKPVDVTSHGLLGPVARASGVKIDTRASDRYDAYNEIPFDVVTRNEGDSWARMMVRWDEVLEAINMVEYILEKLPSDGNPVPDEKKLPRKFPPGEAYTRVEAQRGELTYYVMSDGKGMNPYRVKIRTPSFNNIINTGFMYIGHTIPDLPVILTSLDPCISCMERVTVVDLEKNIVYKVSLKELGGGKWGSRRYSI from the coding sequence ATGGCTGTAACAAAGATAATCGAGGTCCCATTCACACTAGAGATTCCTGTAGGACCCCAACATCCCGCCCTCCACGAGCCCGTATTATTGAAGGCTTATGCGGATGGGGAGGAAATAGTAAAGGTAGATATTAACACGGGATATAATCACAGGGGTATCGAGAAGCTCTGCGAGAAAAACAGCTTCTACCGCGACATATTTATTATTGGAAGAGTCTGTGGTATATGTAATGCGGTACACGCAAATGCTTATGTGAGGGCGCTTGAAGCAATATTAGATGTAACACCTAATAATAGGGCCAGATACCTAAGAGTCCTGGCGATGGAGCTAGAGCGTATACACAGCCATATGCTGATAAATGCTGTGATGGCTGAAAACATAGGCTTTGAAGCACTATTCATGAACATAATGCTAGACCGTGAAAAAGTAATGAAGGCCAAGGAGATCGTGACAGGTGCCAGAGTTATGGCGGACTACATGATGGTTGGCGGCGTTAGAAGAGACATAGATGACGTCAAGAGGGATAAACTGAGAAAGCTTATCTCAGAGCTGAGGCCAAGGGTTGAGTACTATAGGAAGGTATTCGAGGAAGACGAAACAATCTTGAAGAGACTAATCGATGTAGGCAGGCTTAAACCAGTGGATGTCACAAGCCATGGGTTACTTGGCCCTGTTGCAAGGGCTTCTGGTGTAAAGATAGATACAAGGGCCAGTGACAGGTATGATGCATACAATGAGATTCCATTCGACGTTGTAACCAGGAATGAAGGGGATTCATGGGCTAGAATGATGGTTAGATGGGATGAGGTCCTTGAAGCCATAAACATGGTAGAGTATATCCTGGAGAAACTACCCAGCGACGGTAATCCAGTACCGGATGAGAAGAAGCTGCCGAGGAAATTCCCGCCTGGAGAGGCGTATACAAGGGTTGAGGCTCAAAGAGGTGAGCTGACATACTATGTCATGAGTGATGGTAAGGGTATGAATCCCTACAGGGTTAAAATAAGGACTCCCAGTTTTAATAATATAATAAACACGGGTTTCATGTATATTGGCCACACAATACCTGATCTTCCTGTAATACTTACATCTCTCGACCCATGTATTTCATGTATGGAGAGAGTCACTGTTGTGGACTTGGAGAAGAATATCGTGTACAAGGTTTCCTTGAAGGAGCTGGGTGGTGGGAAATGGGGAAGCCGAAGATACTCGATCTAG
- a CDS encoding Na+/H+ antiporter subunit E, with amino-acid sequence MIIVKKLGKAVVVFMLSFTTYIVFSGSIQPYDLITGAVVAGIVGALFANITLTNPGKVINPVRWIWLIVYALRYFTIDETKAHLDVIKRILHPRTPVNPAIVKVPYEVDSDYAITAIANSITNTPGTVVVEVREDEKAFYVHWIDAKTVEPSGARNEISFVFEKYSRKIFE; translated from the coding sequence GTGATCATAGTGAAGAAGCTCGGTAAGGCAGTAGTAGTATTCATGCTTTCATTTACTACATATATAGTGTTCTCAGGGAGCATACAGCCATACGATTTAATAACAGGTGCCGTAGTGGCAGGTATTGTAGGGGCATTATTCGCAAATATAACCCTGACTAATCCTGGTAAAGTAATTAATCCAGTTAGATGGATCTGGTTAATCGTCTACGCGTTAAGATACTTCACTATAGATGAGACAAAGGCTCATCTAGATGTAATAAAGAGGATACTTCATCCAAGAACCCCTGTTAACCCAGCTATAGTCAAGGTTCCATACGAGGTCGACTCAGACTACGCTATAACCGCCATAGCCAACTCGATAACCAATACCCCGGGCACGGTTGTTGTAGAGGTGAGAGAAGATGAGAAAGCATTCTATGTTCACTGGATTGATGCTAAAACCGTGGAACCCAGCGGGGCCAGGAATGAGATATCTTTTGTTTTCGAAAAGTATTCCCGTAAAATATTCGAGTGA
- a CDS encoding complex I subunit 1 family protein, translated as MDVSQVALFLFSTLVFPGFLFIFTLSLFTQYLVRKISARYQKRMGPSYIGPYGVLQPFMDFWKLLRVKEVVRSRYSMQRVAELTLLIGIACITGAIVLLPIGVLNIRGPLDYLVFFYMASVMPILMIVLASLSMPGPYTSLGVSRLLSILTISEPVYFTGLFIPCFLATYRDPLVLSVSMTSHRVMDLWLNPVAALILLLSLIALVISLQSKAMYPPFNIPEAEQEIIAGFETEFSGPLLALASLLHDMDLTVSILTVVYIVLGGPAPFQHSTLGGILMVILKYLVLVLVVATIKNIFGRYRLEQALMQLLKYGGIPVLISVILSLAWVYL; from the coding sequence ATGGATGTGAGCCAGGTAGCCTTATTCCTGTTCTCAACACTGGTATTCCCCGGGTTCCTTTTCATATTCACACTATCCCTGTTCACACAGTACCTAGTTAGAAAGATAAGTGCCAGGTATCAGAAGAGAATGGGTCCCTCATACATAGGACCCTATGGTGTGCTCCAGCCATTCATGGATTTCTGGAAGCTTCTAAGAGTTAAGGAGGTGGTTAGATCCAGGTATAGCATGCAGAGAGTAGCCGAGCTAACCCTATTAATCGGCATAGCTTGTATTACCGGTGCAATAGTGTTGCTACCAATCGGAGTCCTCAATATTCGGGGTCCACTAGATTACCTGGTATTCTTCTACATGGCCAGTGTCATGCCGATTCTAATGATAGTGCTTGCATCGCTCTCGATGCCTGGACCATATACAAGCCTAGGAGTGTCCAGGTTGCTCAGTATTCTAACGATCAGCGAACCGGTATATTTCACCGGGTTATTCATACCTTGCTTCCTAGCTACATATAGGGATCCATTGGTCCTCTCCGTTAGCATGACTTCACATAGGGTCATGGATTTATGGCTTAACCCTGTTGCGGCATTGATATTATTGCTCTCACTGATAGCTCTAGTGATCTCACTACAGTCTAAAGCCATGTATCCGCCATTCAATATTCCTGAGGCCGAGCAGGAGATAATAGCTGGTTTTGAAACAGAGTTCTCGGGACCCCTATTAGCGCTGGCTTCGCTACTACATGACATGGATCTAACGGTGTCGATCCTTACAGTAGTATACATAGTACTCGGAGGTCCAGCGCCATTCCAGCATTCAACACTTGGTGGTATACTAATGGTGATACTAAAATACCTGGTGCTAGTATTAGTAGTGGCCACAATTAAGAATATCTTCGGAAGATACAGGCTAGAACAGGCACTTATGCAATTATTAAAGTACGGAGGTATACCCGTGTTAATCTCAGTAATATTATCACTCGCATGGGTATACCTCTAG